A single Gloeocapsa sp. PCC 73106 DNA region contains:
- the phoU gene encoding phosphate signaling complex protein PhoU — translation MINPYYKRNVSVTTPLERCLRRVEQDVLRMGTLVEQSFRLSHQCLFEGHLKATEQVIRLDKEIDAYYRKIELDCAAIMTVQAPIAQDLRILSASMQLVRDLERIGDYAKDLTEIAVKLFVYPPHPCLEQVKNMSHHAQHMLATSLSALANLDATTGLKVKQLDDIVDDAYEFLYQQLAYQRDIKGSIEPILLLTLVIRHLERMADHATNIGQRVNYIVTGHRP, via the coding sequence GTGATCAATCCTTACTATAAAAGAAATGTCAGTGTAACAACTCCACTTGAACGTTGTCTAAGACGAGTGGAACAGGATGTTTTACGCATGGGAACTCTGGTAGAACAATCTTTTCGTTTGAGTCATCAATGTCTATTTGAGGGTCATTTAAAAGCGACGGAACAAGTTATCAGATTAGACAAGGAAATAGACGCTTACTATCGTAAAATTGAGTTAGATTGCGCGGCGATCATGACCGTACAAGCACCTATAGCTCAAGATTTGCGTATACTGAGCGCTTCGATGCAATTAGTTAGAGATTTAGAAAGAATTGGTGACTACGCTAAAGATCTGACAGAAATTGCTGTTAAGCTTTTTGTCTATCCTCCTCATCCGTGCTTGGAACAAGTCAAAAATATGTCCCATCACGCTCAACATATGTTGGCAACTAGCTTGAGCGCTCTAGCTAACTTGGATGCTACCACAGGATTAAAGGTTAAACAATTAGATGATATCGTAGATGATGCCTATGAGTTTCTCTATCAGCAACTAGCTTATCAAAGAGATATCAAAGGCTCGATTGAGCCGATTTTACTCCTGACTTTGGTAATTCGACACCTAGAACGCATGGCGGATCACGCCACTAATATTGGTCAGAGAGTAAACTATATTGTGACAGGTCACCGTCCTTAA
- a CDS encoding type II toxin-antitoxin system VapB family antitoxin codes for MQITLNLDESLISEALQLTNITTREELIKLALQELVRSRLARHFQ; via the coding sequence ATGCAAATTACCCTCAATCTTGACGAATCCCTTATCAGTGAAGCCCTCCAACTCACCAACATTACTACTCGAGAAGAACTAATTAAACTCGCTTTGCAAGAGCTTGTGCGATCGCGCCTTGCGCGCCACTTTCAGTGA